In Eubalaena glacialis isolate mEubGla1 chromosome 4, mEubGla1.1.hap2.+ XY, whole genome shotgun sequence, one DNA window encodes the following:
- the TLE2 gene encoding transducin-like enhancer protein 2 isoform X1, whose product MYPQGRHPTPLQSGQPFKFSILEICDRIKEEFQFLQAQYHSLKLECEKLASEKTEMQRHYVMYYEMSYGLNIEMHKQAEIVKRLSGICAQIIPFLTQEHQQQVLQAVERAKQVTVGELNSLIGQQQLQPLSHHAPPVPLTPRPAGLVGGSATGLLALSGALAAQAQLAAVAKEDRAGVEAEGSRVERAPSRSASPSPPESVAEEERPSGPGGNGKQRAEEKDLSGPYESDEDKSDYNLVVDEDQPSEPPSPATTPCGKAPICIPARRDLVDSPASLASSLGSPLPRAKELVLNDLPAGTPASKSCDSSPPQDASTPGPSSTSHLRQLAAKPAPSTDSIALRSPLTLSSPFTTSFSLGSHSALNGDLSVPSSYVSLHLSPQVSGSVMYGRSPMMAFESHPHLRGSSISSSLPTIPGGKPAYSFHVSADGQMQPVPFPSDALVGAGIPRHARQLHTLAHGEVVCAVTISGSTQHVYTGGKGCVKVWDVGQPGAKTPVAQLDCLNRDNYIRSCKLLPDGRSLIVGGEASTLSIWDLAAPTPRIKAELTSSAPACYALAVSPDAKVCFSCCSDGNIVVWDLQNQTMVRQFQGHTDGASCIDISDYGTRLWTGGLDNTVRCWDLREGRQLQQHDFSSQIFSLGHCPNQDWLAVGMESSNVEILHVRKPEKYQLHLHESCVLSLKFASCGRWFVSTGKDNLLNAWRTPYGASIFQSKESSSVLSCDISGNNKYIVTGSGDKKATVYEVVY is encoded by the exons ATGTACCCCCAGGGAAGGCACCCG ACCCCGCTTCAGTCCGGCCAGCCCTTCAAGTTCTCAATCTTGGAGATCTGCGACCGCATCAAAGAAGAATTCCAGTTTCTTCAGGCTCAGTACCACAG CCTCAAGCTGGAGTGTGAGAAGTTGGCCAGTGAGAAGACAGAAATGCAGCGACATTATGTCATG TACTACGAAATGTCCTACGGGCTCAACATTGAAATGCATAAGCAG GCTGAGATTGTGAAGCGCCTCAGTGGTATCTGTGCTCAGATTATCCCCTTCCTGACGCAGGAG caCCAACAGCAGGTCCTGCAGGCCGTGGAGCGGGCCAAGCAGGTGACCGTGGGGGAGCTGAACAGCCTCATCGGC CAGCAGCAGCTCCAGCCGCTGTCCCACCACGCCCCCCCTGTGCCCCTCACCCCTCGCCCGGCTGGGCTGGTGGGCGGCAGTGCCACGGGGCTGCTGGCCCTGTCGGGAGCCCTGGCCGCCCAGGCTCAGCTGGCCGCCGTCGCCAAGGAGGACCGGGCAGGCGTGGAGGCCGAGGGGTCCAGAG TGGAGAGAGCCCCGAGCAGG AGTGcatccccctcacccccagagaGTGTGGCGGAAGAGGAGCGACCCAGCGGCCCGGGTGGCAATGGGAAGCAGAGAGCCGAGGAGAAGGATCTGTCGGGACCTTAT GAGAGTGATGAGGACAAGAGTGATTACAACCTGGTGGTGGACGAG GACCAACCCTCCGAGCCCCCCAGCCCAGCAACCACCCCATGTGGAAAGGCACCCATCTGCATCCCTGCCCGTCGGGACCTGGTGGACAGTCCAGcctccttggcctccagccttggCTCACCGCTCCCCAGAGCCAAGGAGCTCGTCTTG AACGATCTTCCTGCCGGCACCCCTGCCTCCAAGTCCTGcgactcctccccaccccaggacGCGTCCACCCCTGGGCCCAGCTCCACCAGTCACCTCCGCCAGCTCGCGGCCAAGCCAGCACCTTCCACGGACAGTATTG CCCTGAGGAGTCCCCTGACCCTGTCCAGTCCCTTCACCACATCCTTCAGCCTGGGCTCCCACAGCGCCCTTAATGGGGACCTCTCTGTGCCCAGCTCCTACGTCAGCCTCCACCTGTCCCCCCAGGTCAGCGGCTCTGTGATGTATGGACGCTCCCCCATG ATGGCATTTGAGTCTCATCCACATCTCCGAGGGTCGTCCATCTCTTCCTCCCTGCCCACCATCCCTGGGGGAAAGCC GGCGTACTCCTTCCATGTGTCTGCGGACGGGCAGATGCAGCCGGTGCCCTTCCCTTCTGACGCGCTGGTGGGCGCCGGCATCCCGCGGCACGCGCGGCAGCTGCACACGCTGGCCCACGGCGAGGTGGTCTGCGCGGTCACCATCAGCGGCTCCACGCAGCATGTGTACACGGGCGGCAAGGGCTGTGTGAAGGTGTGGGACGTGGGCCAGCCGGGCGCCAAGACGCCAGTGGCCCAGCTGGACTGCCTG aaCCGGGACAACTACATTCGTTCCTGCAAGCTGCTGCCGGACGGCCGGAGTCTGATAGTGGGTGGTGAGGCCAGCACCTTGTCCATCTGGGACCTGGCGGCCCCCACCCCTCGCATCAAGGCAGAGCTGACCTCCTCGGCGCCCGCCTGCTACGCCCTGGCCGTCAGCCCCGACGCCAAGGTCTGCTTTTCCTGCTGCAGCGACGGCAACATCGTGGTCTGGGACCTGCAGAACCAGACCATGGTCAG GCAATTCCAGGGCCACACGGATGGGGCCAGCTGCATCGACATTTCTGATTACGGCACTCGGCTCTGGACAGGGGGCCTGGACAACACCGTGCGCTGCTGGGACCTGCGGGAGGGCCGCCAGCTGCAGCAGCATGACTTCAGCTCCCAG ATTTTTTCCCTGGGCCACTGCCCCAACCAGGACTGGCTGGCGGTCGGCATGGAGAGCAGCAACGTGGAGATCCTGCACGTCCGAAAGCCCGAGAAATACCAGCTGCATCTTCACGAGAGCTGTGTGCTCTCCCTCAAATTTGCCTCCTGTG gGCGGTGGTTCGTGAGCACCGGGAAAGACAACCTGCTCAATGCCTGGAGGACGCCATATGGAGCCAGCATCTTCCAG TCCAAGGAGTCATCCTCCGTGCTGAGCTGTGACATCTCTGGGAATAACAAGTACATCGTGACAGGCTCTGGGGACAAGAAGGCCACCGTGTACGAGGTGGTCTACTGA
- the TLE2 gene encoding transducin-like enhancer protein 2 isoform X2, with protein MYPQGRHPTPLQSGQPFKFSILEICDRIKEEFQFLQAQYHSLKLECEKLASEKTEMQRHYVMYYEMSYGLNIEMHKQAEIVKRLSGICAQIIPFLTQEHQQQVLQAVERAKQVTVGELNSLIGQQLQPLSHHAPPVPLTPRPAGLVGGSATGLLALSGALAAQAQLAAVAKEDRAGVEAEGSRVERAPSRSASPSPPESVAEEERPSGPGGNGKQRAEEKDLSGPYESDEDKSDYNLVVDEDQPSEPPSPATTPCGKAPICIPARRDLVDSPASLASSLGSPLPRAKELVLNDLPAGTPASKSCDSSPPQDASTPGPSSTSHLRQLAAKPAPSTDSIALRSPLTLSSPFTTSFSLGSHSALNGDLSVPSSYVSLHLSPQVSGSVMYGRSPMMAFESHPHLRGSSISSSLPTIPGGKPAYSFHVSADGQMQPVPFPSDALVGAGIPRHARQLHTLAHGEVVCAVTISGSTQHVYTGGKGCVKVWDVGQPGAKTPVAQLDCLNRDNYIRSCKLLPDGRSLIVGGEASTLSIWDLAAPTPRIKAELTSSAPACYALAVSPDAKVCFSCCSDGNIVVWDLQNQTMVRQFQGHTDGASCIDISDYGTRLWTGGLDNTVRCWDLREGRQLQQHDFSSQIFSLGHCPNQDWLAVGMESSNVEILHVRKPEKYQLHLHESCVLSLKFASCGRWFVSTGKDNLLNAWRTPYGASIFQSKESSSVLSCDISGNNKYIVTGSGDKKATVYEVVY; from the exons ATGTACCCCCAGGGAAGGCACCCG ACCCCGCTTCAGTCCGGCCAGCCCTTCAAGTTCTCAATCTTGGAGATCTGCGACCGCATCAAAGAAGAATTCCAGTTTCTTCAGGCTCAGTACCACAG CCTCAAGCTGGAGTGTGAGAAGTTGGCCAGTGAGAAGACAGAAATGCAGCGACATTATGTCATG TACTACGAAATGTCCTACGGGCTCAACATTGAAATGCATAAGCAG GCTGAGATTGTGAAGCGCCTCAGTGGTATCTGTGCTCAGATTATCCCCTTCCTGACGCAGGAG caCCAACAGCAGGTCCTGCAGGCCGTGGAGCGGGCCAAGCAGGTGACCGTGGGGGAGCTGAACAGCCTCATCGGC CAGCAGCTCCAGCCGCTGTCCCACCACGCCCCCCCTGTGCCCCTCACCCCTCGCCCGGCTGGGCTGGTGGGCGGCAGTGCCACGGGGCTGCTGGCCCTGTCGGGAGCCCTGGCCGCCCAGGCTCAGCTGGCCGCCGTCGCCAAGGAGGACCGGGCAGGCGTGGAGGCCGAGGGGTCCAGAG TGGAGAGAGCCCCGAGCAGG AGTGcatccccctcacccccagagaGTGTGGCGGAAGAGGAGCGACCCAGCGGCCCGGGTGGCAATGGGAAGCAGAGAGCCGAGGAGAAGGATCTGTCGGGACCTTAT GAGAGTGATGAGGACAAGAGTGATTACAACCTGGTGGTGGACGAG GACCAACCCTCCGAGCCCCCCAGCCCAGCAACCACCCCATGTGGAAAGGCACCCATCTGCATCCCTGCCCGTCGGGACCTGGTGGACAGTCCAGcctccttggcctccagccttggCTCACCGCTCCCCAGAGCCAAGGAGCTCGTCTTG AACGATCTTCCTGCCGGCACCCCTGCCTCCAAGTCCTGcgactcctccccaccccaggacGCGTCCACCCCTGGGCCCAGCTCCACCAGTCACCTCCGCCAGCTCGCGGCCAAGCCAGCACCTTCCACGGACAGTATTG CCCTGAGGAGTCCCCTGACCCTGTCCAGTCCCTTCACCACATCCTTCAGCCTGGGCTCCCACAGCGCCCTTAATGGGGACCTCTCTGTGCCCAGCTCCTACGTCAGCCTCCACCTGTCCCCCCAGGTCAGCGGCTCTGTGATGTATGGACGCTCCCCCATG ATGGCATTTGAGTCTCATCCACATCTCCGAGGGTCGTCCATCTCTTCCTCCCTGCCCACCATCCCTGGGGGAAAGCC GGCGTACTCCTTCCATGTGTCTGCGGACGGGCAGATGCAGCCGGTGCCCTTCCCTTCTGACGCGCTGGTGGGCGCCGGCATCCCGCGGCACGCGCGGCAGCTGCACACGCTGGCCCACGGCGAGGTGGTCTGCGCGGTCACCATCAGCGGCTCCACGCAGCATGTGTACACGGGCGGCAAGGGCTGTGTGAAGGTGTGGGACGTGGGCCAGCCGGGCGCCAAGACGCCAGTGGCCCAGCTGGACTGCCTG aaCCGGGACAACTACATTCGTTCCTGCAAGCTGCTGCCGGACGGCCGGAGTCTGATAGTGGGTGGTGAGGCCAGCACCTTGTCCATCTGGGACCTGGCGGCCCCCACCCCTCGCATCAAGGCAGAGCTGACCTCCTCGGCGCCCGCCTGCTACGCCCTGGCCGTCAGCCCCGACGCCAAGGTCTGCTTTTCCTGCTGCAGCGACGGCAACATCGTGGTCTGGGACCTGCAGAACCAGACCATGGTCAG GCAATTCCAGGGCCACACGGATGGGGCCAGCTGCATCGACATTTCTGATTACGGCACTCGGCTCTGGACAGGGGGCCTGGACAACACCGTGCGCTGCTGGGACCTGCGGGAGGGCCGCCAGCTGCAGCAGCATGACTTCAGCTCCCAG ATTTTTTCCCTGGGCCACTGCCCCAACCAGGACTGGCTGGCGGTCGGCATGGAGAGCAGCAACGTGGAGATCCTGCACGTCCGAAAGCCCGAGAAATACCAGCTGCATCTTCACGAGAGCTGTGTGCTCTCCCTCAAATTTGCCTCCTGTG gGCGGTGGTTCGTGAGCACCGGGAAAGACAACCTGCTCAATGCCTGGAGGACGCCATATGGAGCCAGCATCTTCCAG TCCAAGGAGTCATCCTCCGTGCTGAGCTGTGACATCTCTGGGAATAACAAGTACATCGTGACAGGCTCTGGGGACAAGAAGGCCACCGTGTACGAGGTGGTCTACTGA
- the TLE2 gene encoding transducin-like enhancer protein 2 isoform X3 — protein sequence MYPQGRHPTPLQSGQPFKFSILEICDRIKEEFQFLQAQYHSLKLECEKLASEKTEMQRHYVMYYEMSYGLNIEMHKQAEIVKRLSGICAQIIPFLTQEQQLQPLSHHAPPVPLTPRPAGLVGGSATGLLALSGALAAQAQLAAVAKEDRAGVEAEGSRVERAPSRSASPSPPESVAEEERPSGPGGNGKQRAEEKDLSGPYESDEDKSDYNLVVDEDQPSEPPSPATTPCGKAPICIPARRDLVDSPASLASSLGSPLPRAKELVLNDLPAGTPASKSCDSSPPQDASTPGPSSTSHLRQLAAKPAPSTDSIALRSPLTLSSPFTTSFSLGSHSALNGDLSVPSSYVSLHLSPQVSGSVMYGRSPMMAFESHPHLRGSSISSSLPTIPGGKPAYSFHVSADGQMQPVPFPSDALVGAGIPRHARQLHTLAHGEVVCAVTISGSTQHVYTGGKGCVKVWDVGQPGAKTPVAQLDCLNRDNYIRSCKLLPDGRSLIVGGEASTLSIWDLAAPTPRIKAELTSSAPACYALAVSPDAKVCFSCCSDGNIVVWDLQNQTMVRQFQGHTDGASCIDISDYGTRLWTGGLDNTVRCWDLREGRQLQQHDFSSQIFSLGHCPNQDWLAVGMESSNVEILHVRKPEKYQLHLHESCVLSLKFASCGRWFVSTGKDNLLNAWRTPYGASIFQSKESSSVLSCDISGNNKYIVTGSGDKKATVYEVVY from the exons ATGTACCCCCAGGGAAGGCACCCG ACCCCGCTTCAGTCCGGCCAGCCCTTCAAGTTCTCAATCTTGGAGATCTGCGACCGCATCAAAGAAGAATTCCAGTTTCTTCAGGCTCAGTACCACAG CCTCAAGCTGGAGTGTGAGAAGTTGGCCAGTGAGAAGACAGAAATGCAGCGACATTATGTCATG TACTACGAAATGTCCTACGGGCTCAACATTGAAATGCATAAGCAG GCTGAGATTGTGAAGCGCCTCAGTGGTATCTGTGCTCAGATTATCCCCTTCCTGACGCAGGAG CAGCAGCTCCAGCCGCTGTCCCACCACGCCCCCCCTGTGCCCCTCACCCCTCGCCCGGCTGGGCTGGTGGGCGGCAGTGCCACGGGGCTGCTGGCCCTGTCGGGAGCCCTGGCCGCCCAGGCTCAGCTGGCCGCCGTCGCCAAGGAGGACCGGGCAGGCGTGGAGGCCGAGGGGTCCAGAG TGGAGAGAGCCCCGAGCAGG AGTGcatccccctcacccccagagaGTGTGGCGGAAGAGGAGCGACCCAGCGGCCCGGGTGGCAATGGGAAGCAGAGAGCCGAGGAGAAGGATCTGTCGGGACCTTAT GAGAGTGATGAGGACAAGAGTGATTACAACCTGGTGGTGGACGAG GACCAACCCTCCGAGCCCCCCAGCCCAGCAACCACCCCATGTGGAAAGGCACCCATCTGCATCCCTGCCCGTCGGGACCTGGTGGACAGTCCAGcctccttggcctccagccttggCTCACCGCTCCCCAGAGCCAAGGAGCTCGTCTTG AACGATCTTCCTGCCGGCACCCCTGCCTCCAAGTCCTGcgactcctccccaccccaggacGCGTCCACCCCTGGGCCCAGCTCCACCAGTCACCTCCGCCAGCTCGCGGCCAAGCCAGCACCTTCCACGGACAGTATTG CCCTGAGGAGTCCCCTGACCCTGTCCAGTCCCTTCACCACATCCTTCAGCCTGGGCTCCCACAGCGCCCTTAATGGGGACCTCTCTGTGCCCAGCTCCTACGTCAGCCTCCACCTGTCCCCCCAGGTCAGCGGCTCTGTGATGTATGGACGCTCCCCCATG ATGGCATTTGAGTCTCATCCACATCTCCGAGGGTCGTCCATCTCTTCCTCCCTGCCCACCATCCCTGGGGGAAAGCC GGCGTACTCCTTCCATGTGTCTGCGGACGGGCAGATGCAGCCGGTGCCCTTCCCTTCTGACGCGCTGGTGGGCGCCGGCATCCCGCGGCACGCGCGGCAGCTGCACACGCTGGCCCACGGCGAGGTGGTCTGCGCGGTCACCATCAGCGGCTCCACGCAGCATGTGTACACGGGCGGCAAGGGCTGTGTGAAGGTGTGGGACGTGGGCCAGCCGGGCGCCAAGACGCCAGTGGCCCAGCTGGACTGCCTG aaCCGGGACAACTACATTCGTTCCTGCAAGCTGCTGCCGGACGGCCGGAGTCTGATAGTGGGTGGTGAGGCCAGCACCTTGTCCATCTGGGACCTGGCGGCCCCCACCCCTCGCATCAAGGCAGAGCTGACCTCCTCGGCGCCCGCCTGCTACGCCCTGGCCGTCAGCCCCGACGCCAAGGTCTGCTTTTCCTGCTGCAGCGACGGCAACATCGTGGTCTGGGACCTGCAGAACCAGACCATGGTCAG GCAATTCCAGGGCCACACGGATGGGGCCAGCTGCATCGACATTTCTGATTACGGCACTCGGCTCTGGACAGGGGGCCTGGACAACACCGTGCGCTGCTGGGACCTGCGGGAGGGCCGCCAGCTGCAGCAGCATGACTTCAGCTCCCAG ATTTTTTCCCTGGGCCACTGCCCCAACCAGGACTGGCTGGCGGTCGGCATGGAGAGCAGCAACGTGGAGATCCTGCACGTCCGAAAGCCCGAGAAATACCAGCTGCATCTTCACGAGAGCTGTGTGCTCTCCCTCAAATTTGCCTCCTGTG gGCGGTGGTTCGTGAGCACCGGGAAAGACAACCTGCTCAATGCCTGGAGGACGCCATATGGAGCCAGCATCTTCCAG TCCAAGGAGTCATCCTCCGTGCTGAGCTGTGACATCTCTGGGAATAACAAGTACATCGTGACAGGCTCTGGGGACAAGAAGGCCACCGTGTACGAGGTGGTCTACTGA
- the TLE2 gene encoding transducin-like enhancer protein 2 isoform X4, translated as MYPQGRHPTPLQSGQPFKFSILEICDRIKEEFQFLQAQYHSLKLECEKLASEKTEMQRHYVMYYEMSYGLNIEMHKQAEIVKRLSGICAQIIPFLTQEVSGLERERGRERNYKERARKGASLAVQWLGLHAPMAGGTGSIPGQGTKIPTPKKKKHQQQVLQAVERAKQVTVGELNSLIGQQQLQPLSHHAPPVPLTPRPAGLVGGSATGLLALSGALAAQAQLAAVAKEDRAGVEAEGSRVERAPSRSASPSPPESVAEEERPSGPGGNGKQRAEEKDLSGPYESDEDKSDYNLVVDEDQPSEPPSPATTPCGKAPICIPARRDLVDSPASLASSLGSPLPRAKELVLNDLPAGTPASKSCDSSPPQDASTPGPSSTSHLRQLAAKPAPSTDSIALRSPLTLSSPFTTSFSLGSHSALNGDLSVPSSYVSLHLSPQVSGSVMYGRSPMMAFESHPHLRGSSISSSLPTIPGGKPAYSFHVSADGQMQPVPFPSDALVGAGIPRHARQLHTLAHGEVVCAVTISGSTQHVYTGGKGCVKVWDVGQPGAKTPVAQLDCLNRDNYIRSCKLLPDGRSLIVGGEASTLSIWDLAAPTPRIKAELTSSAPACYALAVSPDAKVCFSCCSDGNIVVWDLQNQTMVRQFQGHTDGASCIDISDYGTRLWTGGLDNTVRCWDLREGRQLQQHDFSSQIFSLGHCPNQDWLAVGMESSNVEILHVRKPEKYQLHLHESCVLSLKFASCGRWFVSTGKDNLLNAWRTPYGASIFQSKESSSVLSCDISGNNKYIVTGSGDKKATVYEVVY; from the exons ATGTACCCCCAGGGAAGGCACCCG ACCCCGCTTCAGTCCGGCCAGCCCTTCAAGTTCTCAATCTTGGAGATCTGCGACCGCATCAAAGAAGAATTCCAGTTTCTTCAGGCTCAGTACCACAG CCTCAAGCTGGAGTGTGAGAAGTTGGCCAGTGAGAAGACAGAAATGCAGCGACATTATGTCATG TACTACGAAATGTCCTACGGGCTCAACATTGAAATGCATAAGCAG GCTGAGATTGTGAAGCGCCTCAGTGGTATCTGTGCTCAGATTATCCCCTTCCTGACGCAGGAGGTGAGTGGGcttg aaagggagagagggagagaaagaaactaCAAAGAGCGAGCgagaaaaggggcttccctggcggtccagtggttaggactccacgctcccatggcagggggcacgggttcgatccctggtcagggaactaagatcccgacgccaaaaaaaaaaa agcaCCAACAGCAGGTCCTGCAGGCCGTGGAGCGGGCCAAGCAGGTGACCGTGGGGGAGCTGAACAGCCTCATCGGC CAGCAGCAGCTCCAGCCGCTGTCCCACCACGCCCCCCCTGTGCCCCTCACCCCTCGCCCGGCTGGGCTGGTGGGCGGCAGTGCCACGGGGCTGCTGGCCCTGTCGGGAGCCCTGGCCGCCCAGGCTCAGCTGGCCGCCGTCGCCAAGGAGGACCGGGCAGGCGTGGAGGCCGAGGGGTCCAGAG TGGAGAGAGCCCCGAGCAGG AGTGcatccccctcacccccagagaGTGTGGCGGAAGAGGAGCGACCCAGCGGCCCGGGTGGCAATGGGAAGCAGAGAGCCGAGGAGAAGGATCTGTCGGGACCTTAT GAGAGTGATGAGGACAAGAGTGATTACAACCTGGTGGTGGACGAG GACCAACCCTCCGAGCCCCCCAGCCCAGCAACCACCCCATGTGGAAAGGCACCCATCTGCATCCCTGCCCGTCGGGACCTGGTGGACAGTCCAGcctccttggcctccagccttggCTCACCGCTCCCCAGAGCCAAGGAGCTCGTCTTG AACGATCTTCCTGCCGGCACCCCTGCCTCCAAGTCCTGcgactcctccccaccccaggacGCGTCCACCCCTGGGCCCAGCTCCACCAGTCACCTCCGCCAGCTCGCGGCCAAGCCAGCACCTTCCACGGACAGTATTG CCCTGAGGAGTCCCCTGACCCTGTCCAGTCCCTTCACCACATCCTTCAGCCTGGGCTCCCACAGCGCCCTTAATGGGGACCTCTCTGTGCCCAGCTCCTACGTCAGCCTCCACCTGTCCCCCCAGGTCAGCGGCTCTGTGATGTATGGACGCTCCCCCATG ATGGCATTTGAGTCTCATCCACATCTCCGAGGGTCGTCCATCTCTTCCTCCCTGCCCACCATCCCTGGGGGAAAGCC GGCGTACTCCTTCCATGTGTCTGCGGACGGGCAGATGCAGCCGGTGCCCTTCCCTTCTGACGCGCTGGTGGGCGCCGGCATCCCGCGGCACGCGCGGCAGCTGCACACGCTGGCCCACGGCGAGGTGGTCTGCGCGGTCACCATCAGCGGCTCCACGCAGCATGTGTACACGGGCGGCAAGGGCTGTGTGAAGGTGTGGGACGTGGGCCAGCCGGGCGCCAAGACGCCAGTGGCCCAGCTGGACTGCCTG aaCCGGGACAACTACATTCGTTCCTGCAAGCTGCTGCCGGACGGCCGGAGTCTGATAGTGGGTGGTGAGGCCAGCACCTTGTCCATCTGGGACCTGGCGGCCCCCACCCCTCGCATCAAGGCAGAGCTGACCTCCTCGGCGCCCGCCTGCTACGCCCTGGCCGTCAGCCCCGACGCCAAGGTCTGCTTTTCCTGCTGCAGCGACGGCAACATCGTGGTCTGGGACCTGCAGAACCAGACCATGGTCAG GCAATTCCAGGGCCACACGGATGGGGCCAGCTGCATCGACATTTCTGATTACGGCACTCGGCTCTGGACAGGGGGCCTGGACAACACCGTGCGCTGCTGGGACCTGCGGGAGGGCCGCCAGCTGCAGCAGCATGACTTCAGCTCCCAG ATTTTTTCCCTGGGCCACTGCCCCAACCAGGACTGGCTGGCGGTCGGCATGGAGAGCAGCAACGTGGAGATCCTGCACGTCCGAAAGCCCGAGAAATACCAGCTGCATCTTCACGAGAGCTGTGTGCTCTCCCTCAAATTTGCCTCCTGTG gGCGGTGGTTCGTGAGCACCGGGAAAGACAACCTGCTCAATGCCTGGAGGACGCCATATGGAGCCAGCATCTTCCAG TCCAAGGAGTCATCCTCCGTGCTGAGCTGTGACATCTCTGGGAATAACAAGTACATCGTGACAGGCTCTGGGGACAAGAAGGCCACCGTGTACGAGGTGGTCTACTGA